Proteins from a single region of Acidovorax sp. NCPPB 3576:
- a CDS encoding EVE domain-containing protein, whose protein sequence is MTTTPPREPRYWLMKSEPQECSIDDALAAPGATVPWTGVRNYQARNFMRDGMQVGDGVLFYHSSCPAPGVAGLARVASATRPDPTQFDPESPYHDPKSSPDQPRWLLLDVQALRKTRLLSLAELRARPELAGLQVLQKGSRLSITPVEAADWERVVGLL, encoded by the coding sequence ATGACGACGACCCCGCCCCGCGAACCCCGGTACTGGCTCATGAAGTCCGAGCCACAGGAATGCTCCATCGACGACGCCCTGGCCGCCCCGGGCGCCACCGTGCCCTGGACCGGCGTGCGCAACTACCAGGCGCGCAATTTCATGCGCGACGGCATGCAGGTGGGCGACGGCGTGCTTTTCTACCATTCCAGTTGCCCCGCGCCAGGCGTCGCCGGGCTGGCGCGCGTGGCCTCCGCCACCCGGCCGGACCCGACGCAGTTCGATCCCGAATCGCCGTACCACGACCCCAAATCCAGCCCGGACCAACCGCGATGGCTGCTGCTGGATGTGCAGGCGCTGCGCAAGACCCGGCTGCTGTCCCTGGCCGAGCTGCGCGCCCGCCCCGAGTTGGCCGGCCTGCAGGTGCTGCAAAAAGGCAGCCGCCTGTCCATCACGCCCGTGGAGGCCGCAGATTGGGAGCGGGTGGTGGGCTTGCTTTAG
- a CDS encoding GlsB/YeaQ/YmgE family stress response membrane protein, whose translation MFSVLGVLLVGLVVGFLARALKPGDDKLGWIMTALLGVAGSFLATYIGLAMGWYQEGEPAGWIASILGAILLLVIYGFIRSKK comes from the coding sequence ATGTTCTCCGTCCTCGGTGTTCTTCTCGTCGGTCTCGTGGTGGGTTTTCTCGCCCGCGCTCTCAAACCAGGGGATGACAAGCTCGGCTGGATCATGACGGCATTGCTCGGCGTGGCCGGCTCGTTTCTTGCCACCTACATCGGGTTGGCGATGGGTTGGTATCAGGAGGGCGAACCGGCCGGCTGGATCGCCTCCATCCTGGGCGCTATCTTGCTGCTGGTGATCTACGGCTTCATCAGAAGCAAGAAATAA
- a CDS encoding sulfotransferase domain-containing protein has product MCVWHCSIASRSWDARQRYLRLLWRSCVWGRGYLGLFLVYATKPYRDGDIVIASYAKAGTTFLQQVVAQLLFAGDEAVEISKISPWLDSVYPDKATKIKLVEAQSHRRFLKTHLPADALVFSETAKYIYIGRDGRDIAWSLHAHQAAVSQNAQALLDPGANPSGRLRVVPPPPASVIEYFNDWLEKNGHPFWPFWEGVRSWWAIRNAPNVLLVHFSDLLENLPGEAQRIADFIGTPIEESQWDRILSHCAFDYMKENAARYVPQGTGLWKDGGKAFFHQGRNGRWQGLLPAETNQKYQQLAIDELGSECARWLASGECHPSRQR; this is encoded by the coding sequence ATGTGCGTGTGGCACTGCTCAATCGCTTCACGCAGTTGGGACGCCCGACAACGGTACCTGCGGCTGCTGTGGCGTAGCTGCGTCTGGGGTAGGGGTTATCTCGGCCTGTTTCTGGTTTATGCAACAAAGCCATACCGGGACGGAGATATCGTTATTGCGAGCTACGCCAAGGCAGGCACGACATTTCTACAGCAAGTCGTGGCCCAGTTGCTATTCGCCGGGGATGAAGCTGTAGAAATATCAAAAATATCGCCTTGGCTGGACTCCGTATATCCCGATAAGGCCACGAAAATCAAGCTCGTGGAAGCGCAGAGCCATCGCCGCTTCCTTAAAACACACCTGCCTGCAGATGCTCTCGTCTTTTCCGAAACGGCAAAATACATCTACATAGGCCGCGACGGGCGCGACATTGCATGGAGCCTCCACGCCCATCAGGCTGCAGTCAGCCAGAACGCACAGGCATTGCTCGATCCAGGGGCCAACCCTTCGGGCCGCCTGCGGGTTGTTCCGCCGCCGCCGGCTTCTGTCATCGAGTACTTCAACGATTGGCTCGAGAAGAACGGCCATCCCTTCTGGCCGTTTTGGGAAGGGGTTCGTTCATGGTGGGCCATACGGAACGCACCAAACGTCCTGCTGGTCCATTTTTCCGATCTTCTCGAAAACCTGCCTGGCGAAGCGCAACGCATTGCTGACTTCATCGGCACGCCGATCGAAGAATCCCAATGGGACCGCATCTTGTCCCATTGTGCGTTCGACTATATGAAGGAAAACGCAGCCCGGTATGTTCCACAGGGCACCGGCCTGTGGAAGGACGGCGGCAAAGCATTCTTCCACCAAGGACGCAACGGTCGATGGCAAGGCCTGCTGCCAGCAGAAACCAACCAAAAATACCAGCAGCTCGCCATCGATGAACTGGGCAGTGAATGCGCCCGGTGGTTGGCTAGCGGCGAATGCCACCCGTCCCGCCAGCGCTGA
- a CDS encoding C40 family peptidase, whose product MSRWICLLLLACASAHAAPNNAPSDDLDRLVREKTMLSQLQEARHNVQDKAGELVATAMGFLGVPYRRGGNNVETGFDCSGFIRTIYGQAAGLILPRRADQQAAATETIEKKDLQPGDLVFFNTMRRAFSHVGMYVGDGKFIHSPRSGAEVRVEDMQASYWQRRFNGARRVSIEETDAKTSTN is encoded by the coding sequence ATGTCTAGATGGATTTGCCTATTGTTGCTGGCTTGCGCCAGCGCCCACGCCGCCCCCAACAATGCGCCCTCTGATGATTTGGACCGACTCGTTCGCGAGAAGACCATGCTTTCGCAGTTGCAGGAAGCCCGGCACAACGTGCAGGACAAGGCCGGTGAACTCGTCGCGACCGCGATGGGATTTCTCGGCGTGCCCTACCGCCGGGGTGGCAACAACGTGGAAACGGGATTCGATTGCAGCGGATTCATCCGCACGATCTACGGGCAGGCCGCAGGTCTGATACTGCCCCGCCGGGCCGACCAGCAGGCGGCGGCCACCGAGACGATCGAGAAAAAAGACCTTCAGCCCGGCGATCTCGTCTTCTTCAACACCATGCGCCGCGCCTTCAGCCACGTGGGCATGTATGTCGGTGACGGCAAGTTCATTCATTCGCCCCGCAGTGGCGCCGAAGTCCGGGTGGAGGACATGCAAGCGTCGTACTGGCAGCGCCGTTTCAATGGTGCACGCCGCGTGAGCATCGAAGAAACCGACGCGAAAACGTCCACCAACTGA
- a CDS encoding PQQ-dependent sugar dehydrogenase: MAAGWRSAGAQPAPPVIPQAAKTQANTITVAQDLANPWGLAFLPGGRFLVTERSGRLRVVDANGRLNPPIAGVPPVVFGGQGGLLDVVTDTDFERNRRIFFCYSEPAAKGDSGNSTALASAILPPGETALSDVRVIFSQRPKVQSSLHFGCRIAQARDGSIFMAVGERSSRKEDAQKLDGHLGKVIHVQPDGSPGPGNPSVAGALPEIWSWGHRNPQGATIAPDGRLWVHEHGPQGGDEINVPQAGRNYGWPVVTHGENYGGGKIGEGLTQKEGMEPPLHYWVPSIAPSGMAFLTSDRYGADWRGSLFIGSLKFSRLHRLEVADGKVVRDEYLLGSVGERIRDVRQGPDGWIYLLTDGPQGRLLRLTR, translated from the coding sequence ATGGCTGCGGGATGGAGATCGGCAGGTGCCCAGCCTGCGCCCCCCGTCATTCCCCAGGCTGCCAAGACGCAGGCGAACACGATCACCGTCGCGCAGGATCTGGCCAACCCATGGGGTTTGGCGTTCTTACCCGGCGGGCGATTTTTGGTGACGGAGCGGTCCGGGCGCCTGCGCGTGGTCGATGCCAATGGCCGGCTCAACCCGCCCATTGCCGGCGTGCCGCCGGTCGTGTTCGGCGGGCAGGGCGGGCTGCTGGATGTGGTGACCGACACCGATTTCGAGCGCAACCGGCGCATTTTCTTTTGCTATTCCGAGCCCGCGGCCAAGGGAGACTCCGGCAACAGCACCGCCCTGGCGAGCGCGATACTGCCCCCCGGCGAAACCGCTTTGAGCGATGTGCGGGTGATCTTCAGCCAGCGGCCCAAAGTGCAGAGTTCGCTGCACTTCGGTTGCCGCATCGCACAGGCGCGTGACGGATCGATCTTTATGGCGGTCGGCGAGCGCTCCTCCCGCAAGGAAGACGCGCAAAAGCTCGACGGCCACCTGGGCAAGGTCATCCACGTGCAACCGGACGGCTCGCCGGGCCCGGGCAACCCGTCCGTGGCCGGCGCGCTGCCCGAAATCTGGAGTTGGGGCCATCGCAATCCGCAGGGCGCGACGATCGCCCCGGACGGCCGCCTGTGGGTCCACGAGCATGGCCCGCAGGGAGGCGACGAGATCAATGTGCCGCAGGCCGGCCGCAACTATGGCTGGCCCGTCGTCACCCATGGTGAGAACTACGGCGGCGGCAAGATCGGCGAAGGCCTGACGCAAAAAGAAGGCATGGAACCGCCGCTGCACTACTGGGTGCCATCCATTGCCCCTTCGGGCATGGCGTTTTTGACCAGCGACCGCTACGGCGCCGACTGGCGGGGAAGCCTGTTCATCGGCTCGCTCAAGTTCAGCCGTCTGCACCGGCTGGAAGTCGCGGATGGCAAAGTGGTTCGCGACGAATATTTGCTCGGCAGCGTGGGCGAGCGCATTCGCGACGTGCGCCAGGGCCCTGACGGCTGGATCTACCTGCTGACCGATGGCCCCCAAGGCCGGCTGCTGCGCCTGACGCGCTGA
- a CDS encoding DUF3649 domain-containing protein, whose amino-acid sequence MSRQPHPSMRWPARLGVASRVLAACAGGYVLASLLAAVLALAAPRLWGWSRADGVLLATLLSFAVYAVIALWVFCARSALRAWLGLGAVAVPCLALLGWWR is encoded by the coding sequence ATGAGCCGGCAACCGCACCCATCGATGCGTTGGCCCGCCCGGCTGGGCGTCGCCAGCAGGGTGTTGGCAGCCTGCGCGGGCGGCTACGTGCTGGCCTCTTTGCTCGCCGCCGTCCTCGCGCTGGCTGCGCCGCGCCTGTGGGGATGGAGCCGCGCCGATGGCGTGTTGCTGGCGACATTGCTCAGCTTTGCGGTGTATGCGGTCATCGCGCTGTGGGTGTTCTGTGCGCGGAGTGCCTTGCGGGCCTGGCTGGGGTTGGGCGCGGTGGCCGTGCCTTGCCTGGCGCTGCTGGGGTGGTGGCGCTGA
- a CDS encoding alpha/beta hydrolase — MKRRILAALAAAFACLAVLYGAGEMLSRPHHRSIGPAPVDLPASRVQFDTLMGQSISGWMVRGDAGAGAVLLLHGISADRRQMLGRARFLHRLGYSVLLIDLPAHGESAGDRVTFGWNEAQGVAAALDYLSDALPDEKIGVIGVSLGAASLVLSRADVSLSAVVLESMFPTLEDAVSDRLALHLGPVGRWFTPLLLWQLPVWLDISADQLRPIAEMPSLNTPLLIAAGSEDRHTPLAETRRIYAAADDPKELWVVDGAAHVDLHAFDSAAYETRIAAFLARHLRDDD, encoded by the coding sequence ATGAAACGTCGAATCCTTGCGGCATTGGCTGCTGCCTTTGCATGCCTGGCTGTCTTGTACGGTGCAGGTGAAATGCTGAGCCGCCCCCACCATCGATCGATCGGCCCGGCTCCCGTGGATCTGCCAGCCAGCCGCGTCCAGTTCGACACCCTCATGGGCCAGTCGATCTCGGGCTGGATGGTGCGTGGCGATGCCGGCGCCGGGGCCGTCCTGCTGCTGCATGGCATCAGCGCGGACCGCCGGCAGATGCTGGGCCGGGCCCGGTTCCTGCATCGCCTGGGCTATTCCGTGCTGCTGATCGATCTGCCCGCCCATGGCGAGAGCGCCGGGGACCGCGTGACCTTCGGCTGGAACGAAGCGCAGGGCGTTGCAGCGGCGCTGGACTACCTGTCCGATGCGCTGCCCGACGAAAAGATCGGCGTGATCGGCGTCTCGCTGGGAGCCGCCTCGCTGGTGCTTTCGCGGGCCGATGTCTCCTTGAGCGCCGTGGTGCTGGAGTCGATGTTTCCAACGCTCGAAGACGCTGTGTCCGACCGCCTGGCCCTTCATCTGGGGCCGGTCGGCCGGTGGTTCACGCCGCTGCTGCTGTGGCAGCTTCCGGTGTGGCTGGACATTTCCGCGGACCAACTGCGGCCCATCGCCGAAATGCCCTCGCTGAACACGCCGCTGCTGATCGCCGCGGGATCGGAAGACCGCCACACGCCGTTGGCGGAAACCCGGCGCATCTACGCGGCGGCAGACGACCCGAAAGAGTTGTGGGTGGTGGACGGCGCGGCGCATGTCGATCTGCACGCGTTCGATTCAGCCGCCTATGAAACGCGCATTGCGGCTTTTTTGGCCAGGCACCTGCGCGACGACGATTGA
- a CDS encoding DEAD/DEAH box helicase: MAAKAREYAIGAWVAALQRQADAAALARLPALSDADAAQVMAQLRGESVLEPSTQHSPASSPPKRRESAATARQTLQDDPPATLGQLQPRLTLQTLSRGDGLLGLRPHGPIGPRGDQVTLARIDWTYRTPAGAIWDTPAPTSVLNSRPPSVQELYDTGGPVVRLQRDVGAEADAIDLVRDMGLLPVPDASLQWRDRARAPVLGPVWTLPQEAAFGDFWAEQVPRLQAHGWAVAVLPGFAHESVPVQRWTLRIDPDTGELLGKELAGPLGERQRPVQKLHLPEREGAWLLSLGIEVDGETLDLAPLLADLLKREPRWLNAAQMAAIDDHASISLRAPGGRRIDAPAAPLKAIIGAMVDLLTDPLRNHPGRQRQDGDPLRLGPWEIRRIEALRAGLVQAHRVGTVSGWNNAWQLQGDAGLAQLAQRLKATGTPPPVAAPAGLQVLLRPYQLDGLAWLQYLRAQGLGGILADDMGLGKTAQALAHVLTEKEAGRLAHPALVVLPTSLLFNWQAEAQRMAPGLRVLSLHGTGRRERFARIAQYDLVLTTYPLVWRDIDALAAQPFHLLILDEAQIAKNAGSRSARALRRLKAPHLLCLTGTPLENHLGELWAQFDFLMPGFLGDARSFSQRWRKPIEDNGETVRAQVLARRVRPFILRRRKQDVATELPPRTDVVLRVPLQGRQRELYEAVRAAADKQVRRVLQRQSFDGAQITLLDALLKLRQVCCDPRLVKGSEAARAHPATMERAKLEWLADTLPALVAQGRRVLVFSQFTEMLTLVAQALDALALPCLALTGETPPRARGAVVRRFQASDDPDTPPILLVSLKAGGVGLNLTAADTVIHLDPWWNPAVEEQATARAHRIGQDQPVFVYKIVVEGSIEERMLELQARKQALAQGVLGHDAAGAAKFSEADLNALLAPLAEPQDNPLAIPAHDAVRWGGTGVRR, from the coding sequence ATGGCGGCCAAAGCGCGTGAGTACGCCATCGGCGCCTGGGTGGCCGCGCTGCAGCGCCAGGCCGATGCGGCCGCACTGGCCCGGTTGCCCGCCCTGTCCGATGCCGATGCCGCCCAGGTGATGGCGCAGCTGCGTGGCGAATCCGTTCTTGAACCGTCCACGCAGCACTCCCCGGCATCTTCGCCACCGAAAAGGCGTGAGAGCGCCGCAACGGCACGTCAAACCCTTCAGGACGACCCACCGGCCACCCTCGGCCAACTCCAACCCCGCCTCACGCTACAAACACTGAGCCGTGGAGATGGCCTGCTGGGCTTGCGCCCGCACGGGCCGATCGGTCCGCGCGGCGATCAGGTGACGCTGGCGCGCATCGACTGGACCTACCGAACCCCTGCTGGTGCCATCTGGGATACGCCTGCCCCCACCTCCGTGCTCAACAGCCGCCCGCCGTCCGTGCAGGAGTTGTACGACACCGGAGGCCCCGTGGTGCGGCTGCAGCGCGACGTGGGCGCAGAGGCCGACGCCATCGACCTGGTACGCGATATGGGCCTGCTGCCCGTGCCCGATGCCAGCCTGCAGTGGCGCGACCGCGCACGCGCCCCGGTGCTGGGCCCCGTCTGGACGCTGCCGCAGGAGGCCGCCTTCGGCGACTTCTGGGCGGAGCAGGTGCCCCGCCTGCAGGCCCACGGCTGGGCGGTGGCGGTGCTGCCCGGCTTCGCGCATGAGAGCGTTCCCGTGCAGCGCTGGACGCTGCGCATCGACCCCGACACCGGCGAACTGCTGGGAAAGGAACTGGCCGGCCCGCTGGGCGAGCGCCAACGCCCGGTGCAAAAGCTCCACTTGCCCGAACGCGAAGGCGCTTGGCTGCTCAGCCTGGGGATCGAGGTGGACGGCGAGACGCTGGACCTCGCCCCCTTGCTGGCCGATCTGCTCAAGCGCGAGCCGCGATGGCTGAATGCCGCGCAGATGGCCGCCATCGACGACCACGCCAGCATTTCGCTGCGCGCCCCTGGCGGGCGCCGCATCGATGCGCCCGCTGCGCCGCTCAAGGCCATCATCGGCGCGATGGTGGATCTGCTGACCGATCCACTGCGCAATCACCCAGGCCGGCAGCGCCAGGATGGCGATCCGCTGCGCCTGGGCCCCTGGGAGATCCGCCGCATCGAAGCCTTGCGCGCAGGGCTGGTGCAGGCGCACCGCGTGGGCACCGTCAGCGGGTGGAACAACGCCTGGCAACTGCAGGGCGATGCCGGCCTGGCCCAATTGGCGCAACGGCTGAAGGCCACCGGCACGCCGCCCCCCGTGGCAGCGCCCGCCGGGCTGCAGGTGCTACTGCGGCCGTATCAGCTGGACGGCCTGGCCTGGCTGCAATACCTGCGCGCCCAGGGCCTGGGCGGCATCCTGGCCGACGACATGGGGCTGGGCAAAACGGCGCAGGCGCTCGCCCATGTGCTGACCGAGAAAGAGGCCGGCCGCCTTGCGCACCCCGCGCTGGTCGTGCTGCCCACCTCGCTGCTCTTCAACTGGCAGGCCGAGGCGCAGCGCATGGCGCCTGGATTGCGCGTGCTCAGCCTGCACGGCACCGGCCGGCGAGAGCGCTTCGCCCGGATCGCCCAATACGACCTGGTGCTGACGACCTACCCGCTGGTGTGGCGAGACATCGACGCACTGGCGGCGCAGCCGTTTCACCTGCTGATCCTGGACGAGGCGCAGATCGCCAAGAACGCCGGCAGCCGCAGCGCCCGCGCCCTGCGACGGTTGAAAGCGCCGCACCTTCTGTGCCTGACCGGCACGCCGCTGGAAAACCACCTGGGCGAGCTGTGGGCGCAGTTCGACTTCCTCATGCCCGGCTTTCTGGGCGACGCGCGCAGTTTTTCCCAGCGCTGGCGCAAGCCCATCGAAGACAACGGCGAAACCGTGCGCGCGCAGGTGCTGGCCCGGCGCGTGCGCCCTTTCATCCTGCGCCGCCGCAAGCAGGACGTGGCCACCGAGCTGCCGCCGCGCACCGATGTCGTGCTGCGCGTGCCGCTGCAGGGACGCCAGCGCGAGCTGTACGAAGCCGTGCGCGCTGCCGCCGACAAGCAGGTGCGCCGCGTGCTGCAGCGCCAGAGCTTCGACGGCGCGCAGATCACCCTGCTCGACGCCCTTCTGAAGCTGCGGCAGGTGTGCTGCGACCCTCGCCTGGTCAAAGGCAGCGAGGCCGCCCGGGCGCATCCCGCCACCATGGAGCGCGCCAAGCTCGAGTGGCTGGCCGACACCCTGCCCGCCCTGGTGGCGCAAGGCCGCCGCGTGCTGGTGTTTTCGCAGTTCACCGAGATGCTCACCCTGGTGGCCCAGGCGCTGGATGCGCTCGCCCTGCCCTGCCTCGCGCTCACTGGCGAGACCCCGCCCCGCGCGCGCGGGGCCGTGGTGCGGCGTTTTCAGGCCAGTGACGACCCCGACACGCCACCCATCCTGCTGGTCAGCCTGAAGGCTGGCGGAGTGGGCCTGAACCTGACCGCCGCCGATACCGTGATCCACCTCGATCCCTGGTGGAACCCTGCCGTGGAAGAACAAGCCACCGCCCGTGCCCACCGCATCGGCCAGGACCAGCCGGTGTTCGTCTACAAAATCGTGGTGGAGGGCAGCATCGAAGAACGCATGCTGGAGTTGCAGGCGCGCAAGCAGGCACTCGCGCAGGGTGTGCTGGGGCACGACGCGGCAGGCGCCGCCAAGTTCAGCGAGGCGGACCTGAACGCCCTGCTCGCACCCTTGGCTGAGCCGCAAGACAACCCGCTGGCGATTCCCGCGCATGACGCGGTCCGATGGGGTGGCACGGGTGTGCGGCGCTGA
- a CDS encoding PepSY-associated TM helix domain-containing protein, whose amino-acid sequence MARDGGRMKGNGNFRQSMSWLHTWCGLVCGWLLCAIFLTGTLSVFREPITRWMEARPVLAGADAGTEGVGAPAMAQAVRHLAAQAGDARFWRIELPQRPGDALLLAWRNGRTNQMAALHPVTGAVLPAPWGRATEGGRHFMSFHYMLQWNALGFWVVGWVSMCMLVALVSGVVVHRRIFQDFFTFRTGKGQRSWMDAHNATGVLTLPFLFMIVYTGLAIFYTSYMPWPLQAAYGFGDQAYARFQAELHAGGGEELRRPRTGRPAELHDLAPLLLQARTLIGQPPRMVVVEAPGDANATVRVLGPREGEPGEGQRRALLNPVASVAFDGVTGTVLQVRRHGADAAFASEQVHAVMESLHFARFGGWPMKWLYFASGLLGTVMVATGTVLFSVKRRRASGNEFGRATAGIYRAIEALNVAAVAGIGIACIGYLYANRLLPTDLPGRALWEIRAFLWIWLATLLHAALRPPRRAWVEQLSVAALLCVALPALNAWTTGQHLGRYAMAADWQRAGVEFTALAFGAALAWAAYRTGRGWHKARPGAAKRQVPGNGVQG is encoded by the coding sequence ATGGCCCGTGATGGGGGCCGCATGAAGGGCAACGGCAACTTCCGCCAGTCCATGTCCTGGCTGCACACCTGGTGCGGCCTGGTGTGCGGCTGGTTGCTTTGCGCCATCTTTCTCACGGGCACGCTGAGTGTGTTCCGCGAGCCCATCACCCGCTGGATGGAGGCCCGGCCCGTGCTTGCCGGCGCCGATGCCGGCACGGAAGGTGTCGGTGCGCCGGCCATGGCGCAAGCCGTGCGCCATCTGGCGGCGCAGGCGGGCGATGCGCGCTTTTGGCGCATCGAGCTGCCCCAGCGCCCGGGCGATGCCCTGCTGCTGGCATGGCGAAACGGCCGCACCAACCAGATGGCCGCGCTGCATCCGGTGACCGGTGCCGTGCTGCCCGCGCCCTGGGGCCGCGCGACAGAGGGTGGGCGGCACTTCATGTCGTTCCACTACATGCTGCAGTGGAACGCGCTCGGGTTCTGGGTGGTCGGCTGGGTGTCGATGTGCATGCTGGTGGCGCTGGTGTCCGGCGTGGTCGTGCACCGGCGCATCTTTCAGGACTTCTTCACCTTCCGAACCGGCAAGGGCCAGCGGTCGTGGATGGACGCGCACAACGCCACGGGCGTGCTGACGCTGCCCTTTCTATTCATGATCGTCTATACCGGGCTGGCGATCTTCTACACCTCGTACATGCCATGGCCCCTGCAAGCGGCCTACGGCTTCGGCGACCAAGCCTATGCCCGGTTCCAGGCCGAATTGCATGCGGGCGGTGGCGAAGAACTGCGCCGCCCCCGCACCGGCCGGCCCGCTGAATTGCACGACCTGGCCCCGCTGCTGCTGCAGGCCCGCACACTGATCGGCCAACCGCCGCGCATGGTGGTGGTCGAGGCCCCGGGCGATGCGAATGCCACGGTGCGCGTGCTCGGCCCGCGCGAAGGCGAGCCCGGCGAAGGCCAGCGCCGCGCCTTGCTGAATCCCGTGGCCAGCGTGGCGTTCGACGGCGTGACCGGCACCGTGCTGCAGGTGCGCCGCCACGGGGCCGATGCCGCCTTCGCCTCCGAGCAGGTGCACGCGGTGATGGAATCGCTGCACTTCGCCCGCTTCGGCGGCTGGCCGATGAAATGGCTGTACTTCGCCAGCGGGTTGCTCGGCACCGTGATGGTGGCCACCGGCACCGTGCTGTTCAGCGTGAAGCGCCGCCGCGCGTCCGGCAACGAATTCGGCCGTGCCACGGCCGGCATCTACCGCGCCATCGAGGCACTGAACGTCGCGGCCGTGGCAGGCATCGGCATCGCCTGCATCGGCTACCTTTATGCCAACCGCCTTTTGCCCACGGACCTGCCTGGCCGCGCGCTGTGGGAGATCCGGGCCTTCCTGTGGATCTGGCTGGCCACGCTGCTGCACGCCGCGCTGCGCCCGCCGCGGCGGGCGTGGGTGGAACAGCTGAGCGTGGCTGCATTGCTGTGCGTGGCACTCCCCGCACTGAATGCCTGGACCACGGGCCAGCACCTGGGCCGCTATGCCATGGCGGCGGACTGGCAGCGCGCTGGGGTGGAATTCACCGCGCTCGCTTTCGGCGCGGCCCTGGCCTGGGCGGCCTACCGCACGGGGCGCGGCTGGCACAAAGCACGGCCTGGCGCCGCGAAGCGCCAGGTGCCGGGCAATGGAGTGCAGGGATGA
- a CDS encoding isochorismatase family protein gives MLLDASESQLVLIDYQERLMPVIYEGPAVLANALRLARAAQLLEVPVWGTEQNPSRLGPNDPALRALCRKTLAKMHFSAAEEGLGEWLRPEPKPPAGNARSLPKHLQKPQPTAQEPGAIVIAGCEAHICLLQTALDLLEDEFDVCVVTDACGSRTERNRDAAFDRLAGAGAELVTTEMVIFEWARTAEHPAFKDLLALVR, from the coding sequence ATGCTGCTCGATGCCTCCGAATCCCAACTCGTCTTGATCGACTACCAGGAACGCCTGATGCCGGTCATCTACGAAGGCCCGGCTGTGCTGGCCAATGCGCTGCGCCTGGCGCGGGCAGCCCAACTGCTGGAGGTGCCAGTGTGGGGCACCGAGCAAAACCCCTCGCGCCTGGGGCCCAACGACCCGGCGCTGCGCGCGCTGTGCCGCAAGACACTGGCCAAGATGCATTTCAGCGCTGCCGAGGAAGGCCTGGGCGAATGGCTGCGCCCCGAGCCCAAGCCACCCGCCGGCAACGCGCGAAGCCTGCCCAAGCACCTGCAGAAACCCCAGCCCACGGCGCAAGAGCCCGGCGCCATCGTCATCGCTGGCTGCGAGGCCCATATCTGCCTGCTGCAGACCGCGCTGGACCTGTTGGAAGACGAATTCGACGTGTGCGTGGTGACCGATGCCTGTGGCTCCCGCACCGAGCGCAACCGCGACGCTGCTTTCGACCGCCTTGCTGGCGCGGGTGCCGAACTGGTGACGACCGAGATGGTGATCTTCGAATGGGCCCGCACGGCGGAACACCCGGCTTTCAAGGATTTGCTGGCGCTGGTGCGATAA